In one Pyxidicoccus xibeiensis genomic region, the following are encoded:
- a CDS encoding fatty acid desaturase → MEEERIEIRRKELRPLLSDLMEPDMKVFWSYFLLATLSTWASLSFLIYRANNLRFDLVFFCVFFVSVICVYHAVTFTHELAHLDQRRFGSFFWAWNLLVGGLFAIPAFIYGDNHLDHHSKKYGTSLDPEYINFKKAPTSGLVEFLGMNLFLPYLGILRFCILTPVSHLHSRLRQLVLREASFMGMKSRFARRVSEDASVLKSWSIQEMITFAYLWALVFLVLSGKLHWSAIVVWASIITFVGVINGIRALAVTHKYFSMGDAPIPWSEHIEECIEIENRGLSTLLFCPVGTQYHMTHHMFPSIPFHHLPEARRRLSPHFEKDSFYHANVRKGIIDGLRRFLQGIYSTSPHRGATARTLVSRPPPG, encoded by the coding sequence ATGGAAGAAGAGAGAATCGAAATCAGACGCAAGGAGCTGAGACCGCTCTTGAGCGATCTCATGGAACCCGACATGAAGGTGTTCTGGAGCTATTTCCTCCTGGCAACCCTTTCGACCTGGGCTTCCTTGAGCTTTCTAATCTACCGAGCAAACAACCTTCGGTTCGACCTCGTATTCTTCTGCGTTTTCTTTGTTTCCGTCATTTGTGTCTACCATGCCGTGACGTTCACCCATGAGCTTGCTCACCTCGATCAAAGGAGGTTTGGTTCGTTCTTCTGGGCCTGGAACCTCCTCGTAGGAGGCCTGTTTGCGATTCCGGCTTTCATCTACGGTGATAACCACCTCGACCATCACTCGAAGAAATACGGAACGAGCCTTGACCCGGAGTACATCAATTTCAAGAAGGCCCCGACATCAGGTCTCGTTGAATTCCTGGGCATGAATCTGTTCCTCCCTTACCTGGGAATTCTCCGTTTCTGTATCCTGACTCCCGTGAGCCACCTTCACTCCAGGCTCCGGCAGCTGGTGCTGAGAGAGGCTTCCTTCATGGGGATGAAGTCCCGGTTTGCTCGTCGGGTCAGCGAAGATGCGTCCGTGCTGAAGTCCTGGTCGATCCAGGAGATGATCACGTTTGCCTATCTCTGGGCCCTGGTCTTCCTGGTTCTATCGGGCAAGCTTCACTGGAGCGCCATCGTCGTCTGGGCGTCGATCATCACCTTCGTGGGCGTGATCAACGGCATCAGGGCCCTGGCGGTGACCCACAAGTATTTCAGCATGGGGGACGCTCCCATTCCTTGGAGTGAGCACATCGAGGAATGTATCGAGATTGAAAACAGAGGTCTGAGCACTCTTCTTTTCTGTCCGGTGGGAACTCAGTACCATATGACCCATCACATGTTCCCATCGATTCCCTTCCATCATCTTCCAGAAGCAAGAAGACGTTTGTCTCCTCACTTTGAGAAAGATTCTTTCTACCACGCGAATGTTCGCAAGGGGATCATCGACGGGCTGAGAAGGTTTCTACAGGGTATCTATTCCACCAGCCCGCACCGCGGCGCCACCGCCCGCACCCTCGTATCGAGGCCGCCACCCGGTTGA
- a CDS encoding efflux RND transporter permease subunit — MSATSEGQEQAFSERLAGWLYTHPWSVGGLLAGLLLASALTLPHLKLESGREPFFDRSSPLQADVDAVNAHFVNDELLYVGYRTDDVFSRASLEQVRALSDALQRLQLPGYEAEGSPVDKVTSLTHVKDLVGDSDGFRTMPLVPEPTPEEPAVLAALRERARRNPLIRGGLLSDVSPSVGALSVRLVNGLDDARKAALVAEVRRLLAQEEERSPTRFFLTGDPVVETDIAHSMRVDLERFIPMVYALAVALLWAFSRRIPGVLLAVVNVTGCLLVGMASLAWVGGSVNNLSTILPPVMMVLSVANVIHFLSEWARNALEETPERAPVRTLAELMVPVFMCDLTTAVGFGSLSVSPTPAVREFGLAAALAVMLSMGVSFLLLPLAARLRPASWYIRREPARGPGRLDTWMAAYVRWMVRHPRWLAAAAVAIILVAGAGLTRLRVDENNLEQFGEQTPLRQHTTFVEDHLGGTTQLIVSIRATEPERFLEPAELRKLEALDTFLKQEVGADHVTSLVDHVKLLHREFDEGRPESFRIPDTREQVAQLLQLNGDDSLGESVDASYQWVRGVARVREHGSTRLQELYGRVSAYLQEHFPASEGYRAVATGQGRLWVEMTDNIIGSQINSLGLSFLLIFGPIFLVFRSVRAGLFTIPSNLFPIICVLGWMGWAGIPLSLSTTMASSIVLGIAVDDTIHFIQYMRERLRAHGDPERALEETLRTKGLGAFWIALVIGLGMLVVVVSNFSPTRNFGLLTALAMLAGVVGELLLLGPLILVTRSRLGVDVPPRPNASLPALTSVR, encoded by the coding sequence GTGAGCGCGACCTCCGAAGGGCAGGAGCAGGCCTTCTCCGAACGTCTGGCCGGGTGGCTGTACACGCACCCGTGGAGTGTGGGGGGGCTCTTGGCGGGCCTGCTGCTGGCCAGCGCTCTCACCCTGCCGCATCTGAAGTTGGAGTCGGGGAGGGAGCCCTTCTTCGACCGGAGCTCGCCCCTGCAGGCGGACGTGGACGCGGTCAACGCCCACTTCGTCAACGACGAGCTGCTCTACGTGGGCTACCGCACGGACGACGTCTTCTCACGCGCAAGCCTGGAGCAGGTGCGCGCGCTGAGTGATGCCCTCCAACGGCTCCAGCTGCCCGGCTACGAGGCGGAAGGCTCTCCGGTGGACAAGGTCACCAGCCTCACGCACGTGAAGGACCTGGTGGGGGACTCGGACGGCTTTCGCACCATGCCCCTCGTCCCCGAACCGACGCCGGAAGAACCGGCCGTGCTGGCGGCCCTGCGTGAGCGCGCGCGCCGCAACCCGCTCATTCGCGGAGGGCTGCTCTCGGACGTGTCGCCCTCGGTGGGAGCCCTGAGCGTGCGCCTGGTGAACGGGCTGGATGACGCGCGCAAAGCGGCGCTCGTCGCGGAGGTCCGCCGGCTGCTGGCGCAGGAAGAGGAGCGCAGTCCCACCCGCTTCTTCCTCACGGGAGATCCGGTGGTGGAGACGGACATCGCGCACTCCATGCGGGTGGACCTGGAGCGCTTCATCCCCATGGTCTACGCGCTGGCCGTGGCGCTGTTGTGGGCCTTCTCCCGGAGGATCCCCGGCGTGCTGCTGGCGGTGGTGAACGTGACGGGATGCCTGCTGGTGGGCATGGCCTCGCTGGCGTGGGTGGGCGGCTCCGTCAACAACCTCTCCACCATCCTTCCGCCGGTGATGATGGTGCTGTCGGTGGCGAACGTCATCCACTTCCTCTCGGAGTGGGCGCGCAACGCCCTCGAGGAGACACCGGAGCGCGCGCCCGTGCGCACGTTGGCGGAGCTGATGGTGCCGGTGTTCATGTGCGACCTGACGACGGCGGTGGGGTTTGGCTCGCTGTCGGTCAGCCCCACTCCGGCCGTCCGCGAGTTCGGCCTCGCGGCGGCGCTGGCGGTGATGCTGTCCATGGGGGTCTCCTTCCTGCTGCTGCCGCTGGCGGCGCGGCTGAGGCCGGCGTCCTGGTACATCCGGCGCGAGCCCGCCCGGGGACCGGGCCGGCTCGACACGTGGATGGCGGCGTACGTCCGCTGGATGGTTCGGCATCCGCGCTGGCTCGCGGCCGCGGCGGTGGCCATCATCCTGGTCGCGGGGGCGGGCCTGACGCGCCTGAGGGTGGACGAGAACAACCTGGAGCAGTTCGGGGAGCAGACGCCCCTGCGCCAGCACACCACCTTCGTGGAGGACCACCTCGGAGGCACCACGCAGCTCATCGTGTCGATACGCGCCACGGAGCCCGAGCGCTTCCTCGAGCCGGCGGAGCTGCGCAAGCTGGAGGCGCTCGACACCTTCCTGAAGCAGGAGGTGGGGGCGGACCACGTCACCTCGCTCGTGGACCACGTGAAGCTCCTGCACCGGGAGTTCGACGAGGGAAGGCCGGAGTCCTTCCGCATCCCGGACACGCGCGAGCAGGTGGCGCAGCTCCTCCAGCTCAACGGCGACGACAGCCTGGGTGAGTCCGTGGACGCGTCCTACCAGTGGGTGCGCGGGGTGGCGCGGGTGCGAGAGCACGGCTCGACCCGGCTCCAGGAACTCTACGGGCGGGTGAGCGCGTACCTGCAGGAGCACTTCCCCGCCTCGGAGGGCTACCGCGCGGTGGCCACGGGGCAGGGGAGGCTGTGGGTGGAGATGACGGACAACATCATCGGCAGCCAGATCAACAGCCTGGGGCTGTCGTTCCTGCTCATCTTCGGCCCCATCTTCCTCGTGTTCCGCTCGGTGCGCGCGGGGCTGTTCACCATCCCCTCCAACCTGTTCCCCATCATCTGTGTGCTGGGGTGGATGGGCTGGGCGGGGATTCCACTGAGCTTGTCCACGACGATGGCGTCCTCCATCGTGCTGGGCATCGCGGTGGACGACACCATCCACTTCATCCAGTACATGAGGGAGCGGCTGCGCGCGCACGGCGACCCGGAGCGGGCGCTCGAGGAGACGCTGCGCACCAAGGGCCTGGGGGCCTTCTGGATTGCGCTGGTGATCGGCCTGGGAATGTTGGTGGTGGTGGTGTCCAACTTCAGCCCCACGCGGAACTTCGGGCTGCTCACCGCCCTGGCGATGCTGGCAGGCGTCGTGGGAGAGCTGCTCCTGCTGGGGCCGCTGATCCTCGTGACGAGGAGCCGGCTGGGGGTAGACGTGCCTCCCCGGCCCAACGCGTCCCTCCCAGCCCTGACGTCAGTGAGATGA
- a CDS encoding tandem-95 repeat protein translates to MALLLCLGLPALGQQPTARDVAIEISAVAVESPPSLTLNWTASTAAVTSLTVYRKPLGATTWERSVTLPTNATSYSDTAVQTGVAYEYQVRRVSTIGTTSVTSTGFVAAGISVPAVHSRGSVVVLVDSALIPLASAEIDRFLWDLRGDGWKVIRHNVPRTELPPAVRARIQAARAADPAVQAVVILGSVAQPYSGQLVPDGHGDHFGAWPTDAYYGDLDGTWTDTTVNTTTPSNARNDNVPGDGKFDQSTIPSSLELQVGRVDFRDMPVFGAGGESATDIEARLLRRYLTKDHAWRHGQMSVPARGLVDDHFGYFGGEAFAASGWRNFSALVGRATVSSADWMSTLRTNAYLLAYGCGGGGSQSASGVGTTTDFRNGESRAVFTFLFGSYFGDWGYTNNFLRAPLAATGYGLTSGWAGRPHWFIHTMGMGETIGHGARLTANNSGDYFSNGLQRMVHIGLMGDPTLRLHVVAPPQKLTVSAGTPSANLSWTASADATAAGFLGYHVYRATNPDGPWTRLTGAPLTATFYSDGFAPASAHYAVRALRKVTSNSGTYENLSQAAFVVWPRPSGVLPPSLSNIPDQATNEDVATGLVSFTVADSDTPVDTLRLTATSSNTALVPPGNIAFAGSGTSRTLRVVPGANQFGTATLTVSVSDGISTAQDTFVLTVAPVNDAPVGISQGFSMNEDTSRAITLAGWDAEGSALSFSIFAQPTKGTLTGTPPNVTYVPAANVTGTDSFKFKVSDGVLTSYEATVNITINPVNDAPVAHSQLLTSSAGASVAITLSGSDVEGTSLRYTVLTQPTWGTLTGTPPALTYVPAAKLTGSDTFTFKVNDGVLDSAPATVRITVNPGPLQTDQ, encoded by the coding sequence TTGGCACTGCTCCTGTGCCTGGGGCTTCCGGCCCTTGGGCAGCAGCCGACTGCGCGCGACGTCGCCATCGAGATTTCCGCGGTGGCGGTGGAGTCGCCGCCCAGCCTGACGCTGAACTGGACTGCTTCGACCGCCGCAGTCACCTCGCTCACGGTCTATCGCAAGCCCTTGGGAGCCACGACGTGGGAGCGCTCGGTGACGCTGCCCACCAACGCGACGTCGTACTCCGACACCGCGGTCCAGACGGGTGTCGCCTACGAATACCAGGTGCGGCGGGTGAGCACGATCGGCACGACCTCCGTGACCTCCACCGGGTTCGTGGCCGCGGGCATCAGCGTTCCCGCTGTGCATTCCCGTGGCTCGGTCGTCGTGCTGGTGGATTCGGCGCTCATCCCGCTGGCCTCGGCGGAAATCGACCGGTTCCTCTGGGACCTCCGAGGGGATGGCTGGAAGGTCATCCGGCACAACGTGCCCCGGACCGAGCTTCCTCCCGCCGTCCGCGCGCGCATCCAGGCGGCGCGCGCCGCGGACCCCGCGGTCCAGGCCGTCGTCATCCTGGGCAGCGTGGCCCAGCCCTACTCCGGCCAGTTGGTCCCTGACGGACACGGGGACCACTTCGGCGCGTGGCCCACGGACGCGTACTACGGCGACCTCGACGGCACCTGGACGGACACCACCGTCAACACCACGACCCCCAGCAATGCTCGCAACGACAACGTGCCGGGGGACGGGAAGTTCGACCAGAGCACGATTCCGTCTTCGCTCGAGCTCCAGGTGGGCCGGGTGGACTTCCGGGACATGCCCGTGTTCGGCGCGGGCGGCGAGAGCGCGACCGACATCGAAGCCAGGCTCCTGCGGCGGTACCTGACCAAGGACCACGCCTGGCGCCACGGACAGATGAGTGTCCCGGCCCGTGGGCTCGTGGATGACCACTTCGGCTACTTCGGCGGCGAGGCTTTCGCGGCGAGCGGCTGGAGGAACTTCTCCGCGCTGGTGGGCCGTGCCACGGTGTCGAGCGCGGACTGGATGAGCACGCTCCGGACGAACGCCTACCTGCTCGCCTACGGCTGTGGCGGCGGAGGCTCGCAGAGCGCGAGCGGCGTCGGGACGACGACCGACTTCCGGAACGGGGAGTCGCGCGCGGTGTTCACGTTCCTGTTCGGGAGCTACTTCGGAGACTGGGGCTATACGAACAACTTCCTGCGCGCTCCGCTCGCGGCCACGGGGTATGGGCTCACCTCGGGCTGGGCGGGCCGGCCCCATTGGTTCATCCACACGATGGGCATGGGTGAGACCATCGGCCATGGCGCGCGACTGACGGCCAACAACTCCGGCGATTACTTCTCGAACGGCCTCCAGCGGATGGTCCACATCGGGCTGATGGGAGACCCCACGCTCCGCCTCCACGTCGTGGCCCCGCCCCAGAAGCTGACCGTGAGCGCGGGGACGCCGAGCGCGAACCTGAGCTGGACTGCCTCGGCGGATGCAACGGCGGCGGGCTTCCTCGGCTACCACGTGTACCGGGCGACGAACCCGGATGGGCCGTGGACGCGGCTGACCGGCGCTCCACTGACGGCCACCTTCTACAGCGATGGCTTCGCGCCGGCTTCGGCGCACTACGCGGTCCGGGCCCTCCGGAAGGTCACCTCGAACAGCGGAACCTACGAGAACCTCAGCCAGGCCGCGTTCGTGGTGTGGCCGCGTCCCTCCGGCGTGCTGCCGCCGTCCCTCAGCAACATCCCGGACCAGGCAACGAACGAGGATGTGGCCACCGGGCTGGTGAGCTTCACCGTCGCTGACTCGGACACCCCCGTCGATACGCTGCGGTTGACGGCGACGTCGTCCAACACCGCGCTCGTCCCTCCTGGGAACATCGCGTTCGCCGGCAGCGGCACGAGTCGCACCCTCCGGGTCGTCCCCGGCGCGAACCAGTTCGGCACGGCGACCCTCACGGTGTCGGTCTCCGACGGAATCTCGACCGCCCAGGACACGTTCGTCCTCACGGTCGCCCCCGTGAATGACGCGCCCGTGGGGATCAGCCAGGGCTTCTCCATGAACGAGGACACCTCGCGAGCCATCACGTTGGCGGGCTGGGATGCGGAGGGTTCCGCGCTCAGCTTCAGCATCTTCGCCCAGCCCACCAAGGGCACCCTCACCGGCACGCCTCCGAATGTCACCTATGTGCCCGCCGCCAACGTGACGGGCACGGACAGCTTCAAGTTCAAGGTGAGCGATGGCGTGCTGACCTCCTATGAAGCCACGGTCAACATCACCATCAACCCCGTGAATGATGCGCCCGTGGCCCATTCCCAGCTTCTGACCTCCTCCGCGGGCGCGTCAGTGGCCATCACGCTCTCGGGGAGTGACGTGGAAGGTACGAGCCTCCGCTATACGGTGCTGACCCAGCCCACCTGGGGCACGCTCACCGGCACTCCGCCGGCCCTCACGTACGTGCCGGCCGCCAAATTGACGGGCTCGGACACCTTCACCTTCAAGGTGAACGACGGGGTCCTGGACTCCGCCCCGGCCACGGTGCGCATCACCGTCAATCCGGGACCGCTCCAGACGGACCAATAG
- a CDS encoding sensor histidine kinase yields MDRIRRLLAGPWVPPAVGKAPYLWLLSLNFFVWKYFYIRPSVLELAMLALTIIVFAPMYFSSFWLRNRRLVPVLLATFALGVVWAPFNFGACTFFIFASGMCAGIENRRYAYGTIALILCGAALIALSVDLPLSFLLPTLAVGTPVGIASVMDATLKRKQWQLLRKQEEVEHLARIAERERISRDMHDLLGHTLSLITLKAELAGRLLDRDAEDSRREIKDIETHARKALAEVRSAVSGYRQTGFAHELAQARAALAAANVTLDANVQAFPMPATAESVLSLSLREAVTNILRHADARHCEVSVTLQDGVVVCHIRDDGRKLDSLQALAQGNGLRGMQERVASLGGQLRVEVARGLSLELRLPTGGLA; encoded by the coding sequence GTGGACAGGATACGGCGATTGCTGGCGGGGCCCTGGGTGCCGCCCGCGGTAGGCAAGGCGCCGTATCTGTGGCTGCTATCGCTGAACTTCTTCGTATGGAAGTACTTCTACATCCGGCCCTCCGTGCTGGAGCTGGCGATGCTGGCGCTGACGATCATCGTCTTCGCGCCGATGTACTTCTCCAGCTTCTGGTTGCGCAACAGGCGCCTTGTCCCCGTGCTGCTCGCAACCTTCGCGTTGGGCGTGGTCTGGGCGCCGTTCAACTTCGGCGCCTGCACCTTCTTCATCTTTGCTTCCGGGATGTGTGCGGGGATCGAGAACCGGCGCTACGCCTACGGCACGATTGCCCTGATCCTGTGCGGCGCGGCGCTGATTGCGCTGTCTGTCGATTTGCCGCTCAGCTTCCTCCTGCCCACGCTTGCTGTCGGTACGCCGGTGGGCATCGCCAGCGTGATGGACGCCACCCTCAAGCGCAAGCAGTGGCAGCTGCTGCGCAAGCAGGAGGAAGTGGAACACCTGGCCCGCATCGCCGAACGTGAACGCATCTCGCGCGACATGCATGACCTGCTGGGGCATACGCTATCGCTGATAACGCTGAAGGCAGAGCTGGCGGGCCGCCTGCTGGACCGTGACGCCGAAGACTCCCGCCGTGAAATCAAGGACATTGAAACCCATGCACGGAAGGCGCTGGCTGAAGTGCGCAGCGCCGTCAGCGGCTACCGGCAGACCGGCTTCGCGCACGAGCTGGCGCAGGCGCGGGCCGCACTGGCCGCCGCGAATGTGACGCTGGACGCCAATGTCCAGGCCTTTCCCATGCCCGCTACGGCGGAGAGCGTCCTGTCGCTGTCGTTGCGCGAAGCGGTCACCAACATCCTGCGCCACGCGGATGCAAGGCATTGTGAGGTCAGCGTGACCTTGCAGGACGGCGTGGTGGTCTGCCACATCAGGGATGACGGAAGGAAGCTCGACTCGCTGCAGGCGCTGGCGCAGGGGAATGGCCTGCGCGGCATGCAGGAACGCGTAGCCTCGTTGGGGGGGCAGCTGCGCGTGGAAGTGGCGCGCGGGCTCTCGCTCGAACTGCGCCTGCCAACGGGGGGGCTCGCATGA
- a CDS encoding response regulator transcription factor, translating to MIRVLIAEDQSLVLGALAALLKLEADLDVVGQARNGQEALALCAQLSPDIVLTDIEMPQMTGLELAAALAERRAAARVIIVTTFARSGYLRRAMAAGVRGYLLKDAPSESLAAAIRTVHSGGRAIAPELALESWSGSEDPLSERERQVLRLAGEGRSGADIAKQLSLSEGTVRNYLSEAISKLNAGNRVEAFRIAREAGWL from the coding sequence ATGATTCGCGTACTCATCGCAGAAGACCAGTCGCTGGTGCTTGGCGCGCTTGCCGCACTGCTCAAGCTGGAAGCCGACCTTGATGTGGTAGGACAGGCGCGCAACGGCCAGGAAGCGCTTGCCCTGTGTGCGCAGCTCTCGCCGGACATTGTCCTGACGGATATCGAAATGCCGCAGATGACGGGCCTCGAGCTGGCCGCCGCGCTGGCCGAACGGCGTGCTGCCGCGCGTGTCATCATCGTGACAACCTTTGCGCGTTCCGGCTACCTGCGCCGCGCCATGGCGGCCGGTGTGCGCGGCTATCTGCTGAAGGATGCGCCGTCCGAATCGCTGGCGGCCGCCATCCGTACGGTGCATTCGGGCGGCAGGGCCATCGCGCCGGAGCTGGCGCTGGAAAGCTGGAGCGGCTCGGAAGACCCGCTGAGCGAGCGCGAACGGCAGGTGCTGCGGCTGGCAGGCGAAGGCCGCAGCGGCGCCGATATCGCGAAGCAGCTGTCGCTGTCCGAGGGAACGGTACGCAACTATCTTTCGGAAGCAATCAGCAAGCTCAATGCAGGCAACCGCGTTGAAGCCTTCCGTATCGCCCGCGAAGCTGGCTGGCTTTGA
- a CDS encoding CIA30 family protein: MFKPLLLAAALSAALPAFAATTLIRDVRVFDGQRTHEHRNVLIDGTRIADPDFRGKPRAETTIIEGKGRTLMPGLIDSHVHAYRYLDLPLLFGVTTQIDMFTGVSVMQEMTARMQRGENHDRADLFSAGTLATVPGGHGTEYGIPIPTLTRPEQAQGWVDARIAEGSAFIKIVLEPGNGDEPTPSLDLPTMKALVDAAHRRGKLAVVHIATLASARAALEAGADGLVHLFVGEDLAPDDLAAFVKLARSRKAFIIPTFSVMESIAGVQEQDVLEDRSLMALLLKEQVSSLKASHGNTARPEKLRAPRAVVKALRDAGVTLLAGTDAGNAGTQYGASMHHELLSMTQAGLTPSEVLAAATSVPAQAFRLPQRGRIAKGYKADLLLVEGDPTADISATRRIVEVWKDGTPVSPLRASRLKAVAEEASTQQGRALELPPEGRISLFTQQKLGSPFGMGWMPSTDDFMGGKSIAKLAFVEADGQHAAEVSANVRPGFAYPWAGIAFIPGSQPMQAVDLSAAKVLRFRVRGDGQKYSVSMMSKGLSIPVNQPFTAGEGWTEVVMPLSAFKGVEASALTMISFNAGPKPGEYQFQLADVRLTEE; encoded by the coding sequence ATGTTCAAACCCCTGCTTCTGGCTGCCGCTCTCAGCGCAGCGCTGCCTGCATTCGCCGCCACCACGCTGATCCGCGATGTGCGCGTGTTCGACGGACAGCGCACGCACGAACACCGCAATGTGCTGATCGACGGCACCCGGATCGCCGATCCCGACTTCCGCGGAAAGCCGCGTGCGGAGACCACCATCATCGAAGGCAAGGGCCGCACGCTGATGCCGGGCCTGATCGACTCGCACGTGCATGCCTACCGCTATCTGGACCTGCCGCTCCTGTTCGGCGTCACGACCCAGATCGACATGTTCACCGGCGTCTCCGTCATGCAGGAGATGACGGCGCGCATGCAGCGTGGAGAGAATCACGACCGCGCTGACCTGTTCTCCGCCGGTACGCTCGCCACCGTGCCGGGCGGGCACGGCACCGAGTACGGGATTCCCATCCCCACGCTGACCCGGCCGGAACAAGCGCAGGGCTGGGTCGATGCCCGCATCGCCGAAGGCTCTGCTTTCATCAAGATCGTGCTGGAGCCGGGCAACGGCGATGAGCCCACGCCCAGCCTCGACCTGCCGACCATGAAGGCGCTGGTAGATGCGGCGCACCGCCGCGGCAAGCTGGCGGTGGTCCATATTGCCACGCTGGCCAGCGCGCGCGCCGCGCTTGAGGCTGGCGCCGATGGGCTGGTGCACCTCTTCGTGGGCGAAGACCTTGCGCCGGACGACCTGGCGGCATTCGTGAAGTTGGCCCGCAGCCGCAAGGCCTTCATCATCCCGACCTTCAGCGTCATGGAGAGTATCGCAGGCGTGCAGGAGCAGGATGTGCTGGAGGACCGCTCGCTGATGGCGCTGCTGCTGAAAGAACAGGTGTCGTCCCTGAAGGCCAGCCATGGGAATACCGCGCGGCCCGAGAAACTGCGTGCACCGCGCGCCGTCGTGAAGGCGCTGCGGGACGCAGGCGTCACGTTGCTGGCGGGGACGGACGCGGGCAATGCAGGCACCCAGTACGGCGCCAGCATGCACCATGAGCTGCTGTCGATGACTCAGGCAGGTTTGACTCCGTCCGAAGTCCTGGCCGCCGCAACCAGCGTACCGGCACAGGCTTTCCGCCTGCCCCAGCGCGGCCGCATCGCCAAGGGCTACAAGGCCGACCTGCTGCTGGTAGAGGGAGACCCTACGGCTGATATCAGCGCGACGCGCCGCATTGTCGAGGTGTGGAAGGACGGCACGCCGGTTTCACCGCTGCGCGCTTCGCGGTTGAAGGCCGTGGCGGAGGAAGCCAGCACCCAGCAGGGCAGGGCCCTGGAACTGCCGCCGGAAGGACGCATCAGCCTTTTCACGCAACAAAAGCTCGGCAGTCCCTTCGGGATGGGCTGGATGCCGTCCACCGATGACTTCATGGGCGGAAAGTCGATTGCAAAGCTGGCCTTCGTGGAGGCTGACGGCCAGCACGCAGCGGAGGTGAGTGCGAACGTGCGTCCGGGCTTCGCCTACCCGTGGGCCGGCATTGCCTTCATCCCGGGCTCGCAGCCCATGCAGGCGGTGGACCTGAGCGCTGCCAAGGTGCTCCGCTTCCGCGTGCGCGGCGACGGCCAGAAATACTCGGTGTCGATGATGTCGAAGGGACTGTCGATCCCCGTCAACCAGCCATTCACAGCGGGTGAGGGATGGACCGAGGTGGTGATGCCCCTGTCGGCCTTCAAGGGGGTGGAGGCCAGCGCGCTCACCATGATATCGTTCAACGCAGGTCCCAAGCCGGGCGAGTATCAGTTCCAGCTCGCCGACGTCCGCCTCACGGAAGAGTAG